From Parasphaerochaeta coccoides DSM 17374, a single genomic window includes:
- the pyrF gene encoding orotidine-5'-phosphate decarboxylase, whose translation MGFPKKDEVRMTYRDILNESARRAGNCACVGLDPRPGNLPRKIVMDAGDHHGNLVRFFSILLKEAARRNLKPAAFKPNIGYWQCLDAPRKGDYQGSRALADVLDMVEELFPGVPVILDSKRGDIASSSTNYAHEAFNSWGAHAVTVSPYMGSDSVEPFASVGGRHRGVYVLNRTSNRGAQDFQGMDVRDRNDSGEKKEPLYMAVARRIVTWEKTYGGTLGAVVGATSPAELGALASFYADHEIPLLIPGVGSQGAGATDTVSLLRDSGYPVELARINSSSGITMPWKDTPAPDSWEDMCMDAWSRLLEETVL comes from the coding sequence ATGGGTTTCCCAAAAAAGGATGAGGTGAGGATGACGTATCGTGACATTCTGAATGAATCAGCCCGAAGGGCAGGTAACTGTGCATGTGTCGGCCTCGATCCCCGTCCTGGAAATCTTCCCCGGAAGATAGTGATGGACGCGGGAGACCACCATGGTAATCTTGTACGTTTTTTCAGCATTTTGCTGAAGGAAGCCGCGCGACGTAATCTGAAGCCTGCGGCGTTCAAGCCGAACATAGGTTACTGGCAGTGTCTCGACGCTCCCCGGAAAGGGGACTATCAGGGAAGCCGCGCCTTGGCCGATGTACTGGACATGGTAGAGGAGCTTTTTCCCGGAGTTCCGGTCATCCTTGACTCGAAAAGAGGGGATATCGCATCCTCAAGCACTAATTATGCTCATGAGGCATTCAATTCCTGGGGTGCCCACGCTGTGACGGTTTCTCCGTACATGGGGTCTGATTCAGTCGAGCCCTTCGCCAGCGTGGGAGGCAGACACAGGGGAGTGTATGTCCTGAACCGAACCAGCAACCGAGGGGCTCAGGATTTTCAAGGGATGGATGTCCGTGACAGGAATGATTCGGGAGAGAAAAAAGAACCGCTGTACATGGCGGTTGCGCGTCGCATCGTTACATGGGAGAAAACCTATGGTGGTACTTTGGGGGCCGTGGTGGGCGCAACGTCTCCCGCTGAGCTGGGTGCGTTGGCATCATTCTATGCTGACCATGAGATTCCCCTGCTCATCCCCGGCGTTGGAAGCCAGGGAGCTGGTGCCACTGATACGGTAAGCTTGCTCAGGGACAGCGGCTATCCTGTAGAACTGGCACGTATCAACAGCTCCAGCGGCATCACCATGCCATGGAAGGACACTCCTGCTCCTGATTCCTGGGAAGACATGTGCATGGATGCCTGGTCAAGGTTGCTTGAGGAGACAGTGCTATGA
- a CDS encoding orotate phosphoribosyltransferase, which produces MRTLEDIQKHYGRELARRAMELEAVRLSPEEPFTWASGYRMPIYNDNRRFLAEASARAYICEAFAAAVETLGLHPRNIAGTATAGIPHATTLADKLGLPLSYVRSQGKDHGMKQQIEGLTRPTYEGVEVLLIEDLISTGGSSVAAVNAILAADGRCPVCLAIFSYGFPASQETFSQIRPVCTPYSLLEYDTLVDVAHEAGYVSEDGARILADWRIDPFGWGERHGFPKKG; this is translated from the coding sequence ATGAGGACTTTGGAAGACATACAAAAACACTACGGACGTGAATTGGCTCGCCGGGCCATGGAACTGGAGGCAGTGAGACTGTCTCCGGAAGAACCTTTCACCTGGGCCAGTGGTTACCGGATGCCCATTTACAACGACAATCGGCGTTTTTTGGCGGAAGCATCAGCGCGGGCGTATATCTGTGAAGCCTTCGCCGCGGCAGTGGAAACACTCGGCCTGCATCCACGGAACATAGCCGGAACCGCCACGGCTGGCATCCCCCACGCCACGACTTTGGCCGATAAGCTGGGACTTCCACTTTCTTATGTGCGCTCACAAGGCAAGGATCATGGGATGAAACAGCAGATAGAAGGGCTGACCCGTCCCACGTATGAGGGAGTGGAGGTGCTGTTGATTGAAGATTTGATTTCCACGGGAGGCAGCTCCGTCGCGGCGGTGAACGCCATCCTTGCGGCTGACGGTCGATGTCCTGTGTGCCTGGCAATTTTTTCCTACGGTTTTCCGGCATCCCAGGAAACTTTTTCCCAGATAAGGCCGGTCTGTACGCCGTATTCCCTGCTTGAGTATGATACATTGGTGGATGTGGCACATGAAGCAGGCTATGTTTCCGAGGATGGAGCAAGGATACTCGCCGATTGGCGCATTGATCCCTTCGGATGGGGAGAGCGACATGGGTTTCCCAAAAAAGGATGA
- the pyrB gene encoding aspartate carbamoyltransferase — MGENVFSGRSLCVIDDFSVQERQYLFSRTKELKDAIVEGREDRADVFRINDQDYGIYEVFLEDSTRTRESFRNAAKFHHVKVSELNVDSSSFTKGESFADTFNTLCGYSNAIFIIRSKVEGVCRWLEQECTDYARRNGLPYTPVFINAGDGKHEHPTQELLDEFTFLEDNLWSTENIHLALVGDLFHGRTVHSKANGLTLWKNVKVDLIAPKELSMPASYVVKMKENGFDVRSFSSLEEYLAQDDIAPKWYFTRPQLERMGERILKRQDELRASITFRKEWLDVIDPATRFYHPLPRHKEHPTIPTFLDATPFNAWERQSINGMYVRMVLLSFVSGRIGEDFIPPVHETKTEAEDYIVKVSLEGKEGKPKQYSEGVKPLHDGIVIDHICTGDTPSEIREHMRRISRVLDLDDGRGGEWISCGEDGRFKGILFRPEVAPLPRKSLKRLAAVAPGCTLNIISGAKITEKYRMRMPPRIYNFDDLGCTNTACISHESLHEGVPAMFRRTADDKFECAWCDTVHGFKEIWKGAMARDKREEA, encoded by the coding sequence ATGGGAGAAAATGTGTTTTCCGGACGGTCACTATGTGTTATAGATGATTTTTCCGTCCAAGAGAGACAGTACTTGTTTTCACGGACAAAAGAATTGAAGGATGCCATTGTTGAGGGCAGGGAAGACAGGGCCGATGTTTTCCGCATCAATGATCAAGATTACGGCATCTATGAAGTTTTCCTTGAAGACAGCACACGAACCAGGGAGAGCTTCAGGAACGCCGCCAAGTTCCACCATGTCAAGGTAAGCGAGTTGAACGTAGACAGTTCGTCATTTACCAAAGGGGAGAGTTTTGCCGATACCTTCAATACTCTGTGCGGTTATTCCAATGCAATCTTCATCATCCGTAGCAAAGTGGAGGGAGTATGCCGCTGGCTTGAACAGGAATGCACTGATTACGCGCGACGCAACGGACTGCCATACACTCCCGTATTCATCAACGCGGGAGACGGGAAGCATGAACATCCGACCCAAGAACTTCTCGACGAGTTCACTTTCCTTGAAGATAACTTGTGGTCAACGGAAAACATTCATCTTGCTTTGGTCGGAGATTTGTTTCACGGACGTACCGTCCATTCCAAAGCTAATGGACTCACTCTCTGGAAGAACGTGAAGGTCGATCTCATCGCTCCGAAGGAACTCTCCATGCCCGCCTCCTACGTGGTGAAGATGAAAGAGAATGGGTTCGATGTCCGCTCGTTCTCATCCCTGGAGGAATATCTTGCTCAGGATGACATTGCCCCGAAATGGTATTTCACCCGTCCCCAGCTCGAAAGGATGGGAGAGCGCATTCTGAAACGACAGGACGAACTGCGGGCAAGCATCACCTTCCGCAAGGAATGGCTTGATGTCATCGACCCTGCGACCCGTTTCTACCATCCTCTGCCCCGTCATAAGGAACATCCCACTATTCCGACCTTCCTTGACGCGACGCCGTTCAACGCATGGGAACGACAATCGATCAACGGCATGTATGTGCGCATGGTTCTGCTCTCTTTTGTCAGCGGACGCATCGGGGAGGATTTCATTCCCCCTGTCCATGAAACAAAGACAGAAGCGGAAGATTATATTGTGAAAGTTTCTTTAGAGGGAAAGGAAGGTAAGCCCAAGCAGTACAGCGAAGGCGTAAAACCATTGCACGACGGCATTGTCATTGACCATATCTGCACCGGTGACACTCCCTCGGAGATACGGGAACACATGCGCCGCATCAGCAGGGTTCTGGATCTCGATGACGGTCGGGGAGGTGAATGGATTTCCTGCGGGGAAGACGGACGGTTCAAGGGTATCCTTTTCCGTCCTGAAGTCGCTCCATTGCCACGAAAATCCCTTAAGCGGCTTGCCGCTGTTGCGCCTGGCTGTACGCTCAACATCATTTCCGGAGCGAAGATTACGGAAAAATACAGGATGCGTATGCCTCCGCGCATCTATAACTTTGATGATTTAGGATGTACCAACACTGCCTGCATTTCTCATGAGAGCCTTCATGAAGGGGTTCCTGCCATGTTCCGCCGGACGGCGGATGATAAGTTCGAGTGCGCCTGGTGTGATACTGTTCATGGGTTCAAGGAAATCTGGAAGGGCGCGATGGCACGGGACAAACGGGAGGAAGCATGA
- the ybaK gene encoding Cys-tRNA(Pro) deacylase: protein MKNDIPKTNAMRILEKLGIPYTTVTYSWSEDHLDAVHASQTAGLDPGTVFKTIVMRDTEKNIFVFCVPAAFSVNPKKARQLTGSHELTLVKLDELQRVTGYIRGGCSPIGMKKQFPTFIEEVALVQEKIYVSAGVRGVQLGLSPQDLQRATSGHFADLSL from the coding sequence ATGAAGAACGATATTCCCAAGACAAATGCAATGCGCATCCTTGAAAAGCTCGGCATCCCCTACACCACGGTGACATATTCATGGAGTGAAGACCATCTTGATGCCGTGCATGCCTCACAGACGGCAGGACTCGATCCCGGCACTGTATTCAAGACAATCGTGATGAGGGATACGGAAAAGAATATTTTTGTGTTCTGTGTACCGGCGGCGTTTTCCGTGAATCCCAAAAAAGCACGTCAGCTAACAGGCAGCCATGAGCTGACTTTGGTCAAACTGGATGAACTGCAAAGGGTCACAGGATATATCCGGGGAGGATGCTCTCCAATTGGCATGAAAAAGCAATTTCCCACGTTCATCGAGGAAGTCGCTCTGGTTCAAGAAAAAATTTATGTCAGCGCGGGAGTAAGAGGCGTGCAGCTCGGCCTTTCCCCGCAGGATCTTCAGCGTGCTACCAGCGGACACTTTGCCGACCTATCCTTGTAA
- a CDS encoding HAD-IA family hydrolase, which produces MRFTTVLFDLDGTLMDTSPGIFASVRHALSAIGWPQSNQEKLNLFVGPPLKDCFRLACDMTDDEVIMQAAAIYREKYNEAGPPGSSPYPGMTEVLETLRSEGILLGVATLKPEPLAHEVLRYNGIEHYFDYIAGADFDGAKTKAMIIETCMDALGVSAEETVMVGDTPHDLEGARIARVPLIAVDWGFGFVRGYEGREDGVMAVARAASDIIPILNGSTGQSRP; this is translated from the coding sequence ATGCGTTTCACGACAGTACTTTTTGACCTTGATGGAACCCTGATGGACACATCACCGGGGATTTTTGCATCAGTTCGTCATGCTCTTTCAGCCATTGGCTGGCCGCAATCAAACCAAGAAAAGCTCAATCTTTTTGTTGGGCCGCCATTGAAAGACTGTTTCCGGCTGGCATGCGACATGACTGACGATGAAGTCATCATGCAGGCAGCGGCGATTTACCGGGAAAAATATAATGAAGCCGGACCTCCCGGTTCCAGTCCATATCCTGGCATGACAGAAGTGCTGGAGACGTTGCGCTCTGAAGGAATCCTTTTGGGAGTAGCGACGCTGAAACCCGAACCGCTTGCCCATGAAGTCCTGCGGTATAATGGGATTGAACACTACTTTGATTATATAGCCGGCGCTGATTTCGATGGTGCGAAGACCAAGGCCATGATCATAGAGACATGCATGGATGCTTTGGGAGTCTCTGCGGAGGAAACGGTCATGGTCGGGGATACCCCGCACGACCTGGAGGGAGCCCGTATCGCCCGCGTTCCGTTGATAGCTGTAGACTGGGGTTTCGGTTTTGTACGAGGGTATGAAGGTCGGGAAGACGGCGTGATGGCGGTTGCCCGTGCTGCGTCGGACATCATCCCCATCTTGAACGGTAGCACTGGGCAGAGCCGTCCGTGA
- a CDS encoding inositol monophosphatase family protein: protein MRIDGYYEKFLGWYDIAAGTAILREAGGLLKPVEETSPLTDDRCDFIVSNGHIQEWLCATILS from the coding sequence ATACGGATAGACGGATACTATGAAAAATTCCTGGGGTGGTATGACATTGCAGCGGGAACTGCTATACTGCGTGAAGCTGGCGGTCTGTTGAAACCAGTCGAAGAAACGTCCCCTTTGACGGATGACCGCTGTGATTTCATCGTATCGAACGGACATATACAAGAGTGGTTGTGCGCAACTATTCTTTCATGA
- a CDS encoding pyridoxamine 5'-phosphate oxidase family protein, translated as MNRKEALEAVKECSFGVLSMVNIRSEHPLGVGAPYAIPLNIVLCGEIVYFHCAREGHKLDNLRADPRVILSCTSYEKVISEKLTTVYDTALVFGNAREVTDEKERRIAIDELVRKYAPAELGRMDDIMEKSGHIMGIWAIDIVDVSGKRRQMPGSQEAQSV; from the coding sequence ATGAATCGCAAAGAAGCACTGGAGGCCGTCAAGGAATGTTCTTTTGGCGTTCTTTCCATGGTGAATATTCGCTCGGAGCATCCGCTCGGTGTCGGAGCGCCCTATGCTATTCCTCTCAACATTGTCTTATGCGGTGAGATTGTGTATTTCCATTGTGCCCGTGAAGGTCACAAGCTGGATAATCTGCGCGCTGATCCTCGCGTGATTTTGAGCTGTACTTCTTACGAGAAAGTAATTTCAGAAAAGCTGACTACCGTCTATGATACAGCTTTGGTTTTTGGTAATGCCCGTGAGGTGACTGATGAGAAGGAACGGCGCATTGCCATTGATGAGCTGGTCAGGAAATATGCGCCTGCGGAACTTGGTCGGATGGATGACATTATGGAAAAGTCCGGACACATCATGGGTATCTGGGCGATAGATATTGTTGATGTTTCGGGGAAGCGACGGCAGATGCCTGGCTCTCAGGAGGCTCAGAGTGTTTGA
- a CDS encoding radical SAM protein, producing the protein MTTQEKLDILSRDAQYDLSCACGTKRPDEHRKRSLGGDSWLYPVTVTSGGTGIMLKTLLGNVCSNDCLYCPLRCQRDFKRVIMTPDELATFYMDFLRKRRLIGIFLSSGVMGSAERTMHDLVATAEILRKKYRYRGYIHLKIIPGASRPAIDAAMKYASAVSLNIETPGAQHFRRLTHKKDYHQDILEPLQYILSQTSREGTHPHVTTSSQFIVGASDETDKDILTYCNTLYGEMGMNRLYYSAYQRGLGDPSIPGEMVGEDVSDASFKGREQYEHYRQTRGGEFTQNWSSNATLFPELASLPARDDSLLVREHRLYQADWLMRIYKFSFADIQFSPDGNLDLTRDPKQIWADTHPEFYPVSVRKAPEQSLLRIPGIGPVYAKKIVMHRRNEGIYSLNSLPVPPTVLSKALPYIIL; encoded by the coding sequence ATGACGACACAGGAAAAATTGGACATTCTGTCCCGTGATGCACAATATGATCTCTCTTGCGCCTGCGGTACGAAACGTCCGGATGAACATAGAAAACGTTCCTTGGGCGGTGATTCTTGGCTATATCCCGTGACAGTCACATCCGGTGGCACAGGCATCATGCTCAAGACGCTCTTGGGGAATGTTTGTTCCAATGATTGCCTGTACTGTCCCCTCCGTTGCCAGCGTGATTTCAAGCGTGTCATCATGACTCCTGATGAACTTGCGACATTCTACATGGATTTTCTCAGGAAGCGGCGACTGATTGGGATATTTCTGAGTAGTGGTGTCATGGGTAGCGCGGAGCGCACGATGCACGATTTGGTCGCTACAGCTGAAATCCTACGGAAGAAGTATCGTTATAGAGGATATATTCATCTTAAAATCATCCCCGGAGCATCCCGTCCTGCGATTGATGCTGCCATGAAGTATGCGTCGGCGGTTTCCTTGAACATCGAGACTCCGGGAGCCCAGCATTTCCGCCGTCTAACACATAAGAAAGACTATCATCAGGACATCCTTGAACCACTTCAATACATTCTTTCCCAGACCTCGCGGGAAGGTACCCATCCGCATGTCACGACCAGCAGTCAGTTTATCGTCGGGGCTTCGGATGAAACGGACAAGGACATCCTGACATACTGCAACACACTCTATGGCGAAATGGGAATGAACAGGCTGTACTATTCCGCCTATCAACGAGGACTGGGGGATCCGTCTATTCCCGGAGAGATGGTCGGGGAGGATGTGTCGGACGCGTCCTTTAAGGGTAGAGAACAATACGAGCATTACAGGCAGACAAGGGGAGGAGAGTTTACACAAAACTGGAGTTCCAATGCTACTCTTTTCCCTGAGCTTGCCAGTCTTCCTGCCAGGGATGATTCCCTGCTGGTTCGTGAGCATCGTCTCTATCAGGCTGACTGGCTGATGCGTATTTACAAGTTTTCCTTCGCTGACATCCAATTTTCCCCAGACGGAAACCTTGACCTGACACGGGATCCCAAGCAAATATGGGCGGACACGCATCCTGAATTCTATCCGGTATCTGTTCGGAAAGCACCTGAACAGAGCCTTCTCAGAATACCCGGCATCGGCCCTGTGTATGCCAAGAAAATCGTCATGCATCGTAGGAATGAGGGCATATATTCCCTAAATTCGTTGCCTGTTCCTCCAACTGTCCTCTCAAAAGCCCTTCCATACATCATTCTCTAG
- a CDS encoding secondary thiamine-phosphate synthase enzyme YjbQ: MKSFRKELWFNIPSRRGLKNITDTVENLVKESGIKEGLVLVNAMHITASVFINDDETGLHHDYEKWLEKLAPEKPYSQYEHNGYEDNADAHLKRTIMGREVVVAITDGRLDLGPWEQIFYFEFDGKRDKRVLVKIIGE; encoded by the coding sequence ATGAAAAGTTTCAGGAAAGAGTTATGGTTCAACATTCCCTCCCGCAGAGGATTGAAAAATATCACCGACACTGTTGAAAATCTAGTAAAAGAAAGTGGAATCAAAGAAGGTCTGGTACTGGTGAATGCAATGCATATCACGGCATCAGTCTTCATCAACGATGACGAGACAGGTCTGCATCACGATTACGAGAAGTGGCTTGAGAAGCTGGCTCCTGAAAAGCCCTACTCCCAGTATGAACATAATGGTTATGAGGACAACGCTGATGCGCATCTGAAAAGAACAATCATGGGTCGTGAGGTCGTAGTAGCTATTACCGATGGTCGCCTGGATTTGGGTCCATGGGAGCAGATATTCTACTTTGAGTTCGATGGTAAGAGGGACAAGCGCGTGCTTGTCAAAATCATTGGGGAATAA
- a CDS encoding ABC transporter permease — translation MEQKGKDLGVKLKKFDARQFLQGHGIIIGFIAIVGLLSIARPNFLSIGNIVTMLRQVSGIGIATIGIGFLIIMSCNDLGLGSVLALVGILSGLTVSTGAFGLALPTGVGFLVGIAASTMVALFAGTIIAKARIPAFIVTMGTMSICRGLALIFAHGMPVANFPAAFTYLGTANLGPIPWSVIMYIMVIGVAWYILNKRPFGRYIYAVGSNEEAARVAGINVDRVKILAYLFEGITLGIAGILYAGRLKSASPTFATGYELDAIAGCIIGGVSFSGGIGTVSDMVIGALLLGVINNGMDLLGVEAFYKQVVKGAIIIIAVLIDRKRTGRS, via the coding sequence ATGGAACAAAAGGGTAAGGATTTGGGAGTAAAGTTGAAAAAATTTGATGCACGGCAGTTTCTGCAAGGTCACGGCATCATAATCGGATTCATTGCCATTGTGGGACTTCTGTCGATAGCAAGGCCGAATTTTCTGAGCATCGGCAATATCGTGACCATGCTGCGACAGGTTTCAGGTATAGGTATTGCTACGATTGGCATTGGTTTCTTGATCATTATGAGTTGCAATGATTTAGGTCTGGGCAGTGTTCTGGCGTTGGTGGGAATTTTGTCAGGATTGACGGTTTCTACCGGGGCTTTCGGTCTGGCGTTGCCAACTGGAGTTGGTTTTCTTGTCGGAATCGCTGCATCGACCATGGTTGCTCTGTTTGCAGGGACGATCATCGCTAAGGCACGTATCCCGGCTTTCATTGTGACCATGGGAACCATGAGTATTTGTCGCGGGCTTGCTTTGATTTTTGCCCATGGCATGCCGGTGGCAAATTTCCCTGCTGCCTTCACCTACTTGGGAACGGCCAATCTGGGGCCAATCCCTTGGTCGGTGATTATGTATATCATGGTGATAGGCGTGGCTTGGTATATCCTGAATAAACGGCCATTCGGAAGGTATATTTATGCCGTCGGGAGTAACGAAGAAGCTGCCAGAGTCGCGGGTATCAACGTTGACCGTGTGAAGATTCTGGCTTATCTGTTCGAGGGCATCACACTAGGTATCGCCGGCATCCTTTACGCTGGACGTCTCAAGTCTGCTTCCCCGACATTTGCTACCGGTTATGAATTGGACGCCATTGCTGGTTGCATCATTGGTGGAGTAAGTTTTTCTGGGGGTATTGGAACTGTCAGTGACATGGTCATCGGTGCGCTATTGTTGGGAGTAATCAACAATGGTATGGATTTGTTGGGCGTCGAAGCCTTTTATAAACAGGTTGTCAAAGGAGCTATTATCATCATTGCTGTTCTGATTGACCGTAAAAGAACCGGACGAAGCTGA